In one Flavobacteriales bacterium genomic region, the following are encoded:
- a CDS encoding two-component regulator propeller domain-containing protein: MRPAPLIASLLLLAAPAAGQDLLFDHLARTDGLPGDEVLALHEDRHGFIWIGTATGLARHEGIRIRTWHHDRKDPRSLPNSTIWDIAEDDAGTIWIATDHGLAAYDERRGDFQRVYVTDGRRNPTSANRIHGMAPDGNGLLWLATEDGAHTIDLRTRTWRPLPPGADSPRLTRPPRATHLVRDTVLNGLWITAADGIVFYDAAAQRLVERPTAGFPYPCLADPRASTPTPDPACGLIWLSTADYRLHGMDRTGRITLDEPIGQGLPKATLQFLARDRTGRLWASRWTHDLQLRRRDGGWMPVRHAPDEPWSITSANAKSWLEDRQGRIWIGTIDGLNVLDPRNAGIEAWTVPMQAARSALALVAAADELLVCTDGDGLAVLDRAKGRWRTASLEKASRDAEALRWGNMPVAAEPWNDGWLVGSAAGVFHWDGASPAYRSLPWLIDSAGAMMATRTAFIKRIAPGKAWVGTWTKGLFEVTGNGPAVRRAAFGGEPLPTAQLLAAASAGREVWLGFNNGYGAMRIAGEAIVQRILHEPDSTGTAYGVVRSLEVHPDGTLYIGTLTGGLGVLPPGSDGIGWLTRSDGLAGDRIEQLALDREGLLWIRTNEGLSRLTPSTGELRTIELPRSIASQGRLSAIAADHDGSLLCAIGRYILDLPPDWAGQAIAPAPVVTDIRFLGAQHAAWPADSTVQLPYDRRSLSIELGTLPFPAGQGIRMAYRLPATDSAWRTLGEDARINLDQLPIGEHRVEIRAGTGGNRWSARPLGIRLQVLPPLWATWWFRLGAAAVAALAAFLGLRAYTRRRLREQRQRFEREQAVLRERERIASDMHDDLGAGLSGLKLRSEMALRVEQDPVKREQLASLAATAGELIGSMRQMIWALDREQASLEDLLVYATSYARTYCDHHGLALTIDIAPDLPQAELTTEQRRSLFLIMKEALHNTVKHARAGRFTITVRWSDGLLLTLADDGLGLPAATEHGTGNGMRNMRRRITALGGSMELRAERGTAIHLRLPLRAGTNLRSIATA, from the coding sequence ATGCGACCCGCGCCGCTGATCGCCAGCCTGCTCCTGCTCGCCGCACCGGCAGCGGGCCAGGACCTGCTCTTCGATCACCTCGCCCGCACCGATGGGCTTCCGGGCGACGAGGTGCTTGCGCTGCACGAGGACCGGCATGGATTCATCTGGATCGGCACCGCCACGGGACTGGCGCGCCATGAAGGGATCCGCATCCGGACCTGGCATCACGACCGCAAGGACCCGCGGAGCCTGCCGAACAGCACCATCTGGGACATCGCGGAGGACGATGCCGGCACCATCTGGATCGCCACCGACCACGGCCTGGCCGCCTACGATGAGCGGCGCGGCGATTTCCAGCGGGTATACGTGACCGATGGCCGGAGGAACCCCACCAGCGCCAACCGCATCCACGGCATGGCACCGGATGGGAACGGCCTGCTGTGGCTGGCCACGGAGGACGGCGCGCACACCATCGACCTGCGCACACGCACATGGCGCCCGCTGCCGCCTGGCGCCGACAGCCCCCGGCTCACCAGGCCGCCACGCGCCACCCACCTGGTGCGCGACACCGTGCTCAACGGCCTATGGATCACGGCGGCAGACGGCATCGTGTTCTATGATGCCGCGGCCCAGCGGTTGGTGGAGCGGCCCACGGCCGGCTTCCCCTACCCCTGCCTCGCGGACCCGCGCGCCTCAACGCCCACCCCCGACCCCGCCTGCGGCCTCATCTGGCTTTCCACCGCGGACTACCGGCTGCACGGCATGGACCGCACGGGGCGCATCACCCTCGATGAGCCGATCGGCCAGGGACTGCCCAAGGCCACGCTCCAATTCCTGGCCCGCGACCGCACGGGGCGTCTCTGGGCGAGCCGCTGGACGCACGACCTGCAGCTCCGCCGGCGCGATGGCGGATGGATGCCGGTGAGGCATGCGCCCGATGAGCCTTGGAGCATCACCTCGGCCAATGCCAAGAGCTGGCTGGAGGACAGACAGGGCCGCATCTGGATCGGCACGATCGACGGGCTCAACGTGCTCGACCCGCGCAATGCAGGGATCGAAGCGTGGACCGTGCCGATGCAGGCGGCGCGGTCAGCGCTCGCCTTGGTGGCCGCCGCCGATGAGCTCCTCGTCTGCACGGACGGCGACGGGCTCGCCGTGCTCGACCGGGCCAAGGGCCGCTGGCGCACCGCCAGCCTGGAGAAGGCCTCGCGCGATGCCGAAGCGCTGCGCTGGGGCAACATGCCCGTGGCCGCCGAGCCGTGGAACGACGGCTGGCTGGTGGGCAGCGCCGCCGGGGTGTTCCATTGGGATGGTGCCTCCCCGGCCTACCGGTCGCTCCCCTGGCTCATCGACTCGGCCGGGGCCATGATGGCCACGCGTACCGCCTTCATCAAGCGCATCGCTCCGGGCAAGGCCTGGGTGGGCACCTGGACCAAGGGGCTGTTCGAGGTCACCGGCAACGGACCGGCCGTGCGCAGGGCCGCATTCGGGGGCGAACCGCTGCCCACCGCCCAGCTGCTCGCTGCGGCCAGCGCGGGCCGGGAGGTCTGGCTGGGCTTCAACAACGGATACGGCGCCATGCGCATCGCCGGTGAGGCCATCGTGCAGCGCATCCTTCACGAGCCCGACAGCACCGGCACCGCCTACGGCGTGGTGCGCAGCCTGGAGGTGCACCCCGATGGCACCCTCTACATCGGCACGCTCACGGGCGGCTTGGGCGTGCTGCCCCCGGGATCGGACGGAATCGGATGGCTCACCCGCAGCGACGGCCTTGCAGGGGACCGCATCGAACAGCTGGCCCTTGACCGGGAGGGCCTCCTCTGGATCCGGACGAATGAAGGCCTTTCGCGGCTGACGCCGTCCACCGGCGAACTGCGCACCATCGAGCTGCCGCGTTCCATCGCCTCGCAGGGGCGGCTGTCGGCCATCGCCGCCGACCACGATGGGTCGCTGCTCTGCGCCATCGGCCGCTACATCCTCGACCTCCCGCCGGACTGGGCCGGGCAGGCCATCGCGCCGGCCCCGGTGGTCACCGACATCCGATTCCTGGGCGCACAGCATGCCGCGTGGCCAGCGGACAGCACCGTGCAGCTGCCCTACGACCGGCGATCGCTCTCCATCGAGCTGGGCACACTGCCCTTCCCTGCCGGCCAGGGCATCCGCATGGCGTACCGGCTGCCCGCCACGGACAGCGCCTGGCGCACCTTGGGGGAGGATGCGCGGATCAACCTGGACCAGCTGCCGATCGGCGAGCACCGGGTGGAGATCCGCGCGGGGACCGGGGGCAACCGGTGGTCGGCCCGCCCCCTGGGCATCCGCCTGCAGGTGCTGCCGCCCCTGTGGGCCACCTGGTGGTTCAGGCTCGGAGCGGCTGCCGTTGCGGCCTTGGCAGCCTTTCTCGGCCTGCGCGCCTACACGCGGCGCAGGCTGCGCGAACAGCGCCAGCGCTTCGAGCGCGAGCAGGCCGTGCTGCGCGAGCGGGAACGCATCGCGAGCGACATGCACGACGACCTCGGCGCCGGCCTCAGCGGCCTGAAGCTGCGCAGCGAGATGGCCCTGCGGGTGGAGCAGGACCCCGTCAAGCGCGAGCAGCTCGCCTCCCTGGCCGCAACAGCGGGAGAACTCATCGGCAGCATGCGCCAGATGATCTGGGCGCTCGATCGCGAGCAGGCCAGCCTGGAGGACCTGCTCGTGTACGCCACCAGTTACGCCCGCACCTATTGCGACCATCACGGGCTGGCGCTCACCATCGACATCGCACCGGACCTCCCGCAGGCCGAGCTCACCACCGAGCAGCGGCGCAGCCTCTTCCTGATCATGAAGGAAGCCCTGCACAACACCGTGAAGCACGCCCGGGCCGGGCGCTTCACCATCACGGTGCGCTGGTCCGATGGCCTGCTCCTCACCCTGGCCGACGATGGGCTGGGGCTGCCCGCCGCCACCGAGCACGGCACGGGCAACGGCATGCGCAATATGCGCCGGCGCATCACCGCCCTCGGCGGCTCCATGGAACTGCGCGCCGAGCGGGGCACGGCCATCCACCTCCGCCTGCCGCTGCGCGCGGGCACTAACCTTCGTTCTATTGCCACGGCCTGA
- a CDS encoding response regulator transcription factor codes for MPEEHTIQVSIVEDDEIIRETLRTLFELEEGMEPFTIHSTAEDALLRLKANCPDVVLMDINLPGQSGIDCVRQLSVRCTGTQFLMYTVHDDDQRVLEALKAGANGYILKHSTPDEIITAVRELHAGGAPMSAHVARRVVQQFRPSPSGAGTEADLSERERAVLELLAQGLLYKEIGERMGITTGTVKQHIHRIYGKLHVQNRTEAVNRYFGR; via the coding sequence ATGCCCGAGGAACATACCATTCAAGTGAGCATCGTCGAGGACGATGAGATCATCCGCGAGACGCTGCGGACCCTTTTCGAACTCGAGGAGGGCATGGAGCCCTTCACGATACACAGCACCGCAGAGGACGCCTTGCTCCGCTTGAAGGCCAACTGCCCCGATGTGGTGCTCATGGACATCAACCTTCCCGGCCAGAGCGGCATCGACTGCGTGCGGCAGCTGAGCGTGCGCTGCACAGGCACGCAATTCCTCATGTACACCGTGCACGACGATGACCAGCGCGTGCTGGAGGCGCTCAAGGCAGGCGCCAACGGGTACATCCTGAAGCACAGCACGCCCGATGAGATCATCACCGCCGTCCGCGAACTGCACGCCGGCGGAGCGCCCATGAGCGCCCATGTGGCGCGGCGCGTGGTGCAGCAGTTCCGGCCGTCGCCCAGCGGCGCAGGAACCGAGGCGGACCTCAGCGAGCGGGAGCGCGCGGTGCTGGAACTCCTGGCACAGGGGCTGCTCTATAAAGAGATCGGCGAGCGCATGGGCATCACCACCGGCACCGTGAAGCAGCACATCCACCGCATCTATGGCAAGCTGCACGTGCAGAACCGCACCGAGGCGGTGAACCGCTACTTCGGACGATGA
- a CDS encoding histidine kinase, with protein sequence MSRRALGLVLALACLAAEGTLAQPAVLGMRRLPPFANADLDRQMARIIAQMDAFHGDSATMLLNAALAMTDPEKDHEERHYLLAYRAEVLYYEGLFNKAMRDLEEAERLAQRLGDSTLIANALNLKGLLHENIQDSREALPYLRSALHWFPHHPAARYPVTELHHIHGNLGSYLSALGMLDSARHHARLSLRLAEQVEAARAIAVAHWTLGNIALKAGHADSALMRYDHAWATADAARDHDIGVDALVGRALALAEAGRAAQAREALRLAGDYLEAHRAGVGLVTQRNFARMAAQASRTIGDPEGALGHMAAWHRIDSTITANNIRSALATQAELIRADNALEVERMERERMEVRLEGERRTRLLLIVAGVLAFAALTGIYLVVSARQRHQRHLAELHAQRAEQERTIAELRVREQVSRDLHDDLGVGLSALKLRSEMALQRGLAGDAGALLREQAGTAEELIASMRHIIWSLQDDQGSLDDLVAYIGSYARGYLDAYRIALELRADAALPDLQLTAQQRRNLFLIVKEALHNVVKHADARHVRLTLSWEGAFHVEIADDGKGLERSDRKPRGHGLQNMRKRAEEIGADLRITGEERGTRVLLRAGLNES encoded by the coding sequence ATGAGCCGCCGCGCGCTCGGCCTGGTCCTGGCGCTGGCCTGCCTGGCCGCTGAAGGCACGCTCGCCCAGCCCGCCGTGCTCGGCATGCGCCGGCTGCCGCCCTTCGCCAATGCCGATCTGGACCGCCAGATGGCGCGCATCATCGCCCAGATGGACGCCTTCCATGGCGATTCGGCCACCATGCTGCTGAACGCGGCCTTGGCGATGACCGACCCCGAGAAGGACCATGAAGAGCGGCACTACCTGCTCGCCTACCGCGCCGAGGTGCTCTACTACGAAGGCCTCTTCAACAAGGCCATGCGCGACCTGGAGGAAGCGGAACGGCTGGCGCAGCGGCTCGGCGACAGCACGCTCATCGCGAACGCGCTCAACCTGAAGGGCCTGCTGCATGAGAATATCCAGGACAGCCGGGAGGCCCTGCCCTACCTGCGATCCGCCCTGCACTGGTTCCCGCACCATCCTGCCGCGCGCTACCCGGTCACGGAGCTGCATCATATCCACGGCAACCTGGGCAGCTACCTCAGCGCGCTGGGCATGCTCGACAGCGCCCGCCACCATGCGCGGCTCTCGCTGCGCCTGGCCGAGCAGGTGGAAGCGGCGCGCGCCATCGCCGTGGCCCATTGGACCCTCGGCAACATCGCGCTCAAGGCCGGCCATGCCGATTCCGCGCTGATGCGGTATGATCATGCCTGGGCCACGGCCGATGCAGCGCGCGACCACGACATCGGCGTGGATGCCCTGGTGGGCCGCGCGCTGGCGCTTGCCGAGGCCGGCCGAGCCGCTCAGGCACGCGAAGCGCTCCGGCTCGCGGGCGACTACCTGGAGGCCCATCGCGCGGGGGTCGGCCTGGTCACCCAGCGCAACTTCGCCCGCATGGCCGCGCAGGCCAGCCGCACCATCGGCGACCCCGAGGGCGCGCTCGGCCACATGGCCGCCTGGCACCGCATCGACAGCACCATCACCGCCAACAACATCCGTTCGGCGCTGGCCACGCAGGCCGAGCTGATCCGCGCGGACAACGCGCTGGAAGTGGAGCGCATGGAGCGTGAGCGCATGGAGGTGCGACTTGAGGGCGAGCGGCGCACGCGCCTGCTGCTGATCGTGGCGGGCGTGCTCGCCTTCGCCGCGCTCACGGGCATCTACCTGGTGGTGAGCGCCCGCCAGCGCCACCAGCGGCACCTCGCCGAGCTGCACGCCCAGCGCGCCGAGCAGGAGCGCACCATCGCCGAGCTGCGCGTGCGCGAGCAGGTGAGCCGCGACCTGCACGACGACCTCGGCGTGGGCCTCAGCGCCCTGAAGCTGCGGAGCGAGATGGCCCTGCAGCGGGGCCTTGCCGGCGATGCCGGCGCCTTGCTGCGCGAGCAGGCCGGCACTGCCGAGGAGCTCATCGCCAGCATGCGCCACATCATCTGGTCGCTGCAGGACGACCAAGGGAGCCTGGATGACCTTGTGGCCTACATCGGCTCCTATGCGCGCGGGTACCTGGATGCCTACCGGATCGCCCTGGAGCTGCGCGCCGATGCCGCGCTCCCCGACCTGCAGCTCACCGCGCAGCAGCGCCGCAACCTCTTCCTCATCGTGAAGGAGGCCCTGCACAACGTGGTGAAGCATGCCGATGCGCGCCACGTGCGCCTCACCCTGAGCTGGGAGGGGGCCTTCCACGTGGAGATCGCCGACGACGGCAAGGGCCTGGAGCGGTCGGACCGCAAGCCGCGCGGCCACGGCCTGCAGAACATGCGGAAGCGCGCGGAGGAGATCGGCGCCGACCTGCGCATCACCGGCGAGGAACGCGGCACCCGGGTGCTGCTGCGCGCAGGGCTGAACGAAAGTTAG